Proteins co-encoded in one Neodiprion lecontei isolate iyNeoLeco1 chromosome 3, iyNeoLeco1.1, whole genome shotgun sequence genomic window:
- the LOC107224756 gene encoding phospholipase A1 VesT1.02, with protein sequence MKLLLIAVLAITASVYAGEVIEPEHDYMYFPDGDGVPQLIDLLEKGEDLTGFDSSDSILSRNVETITFNLFTRNNPRNSQLLVLNSVSSVSGSNWSSSRPTRFITHGWRSNQNSDACITIRDAYLAEGDYNVIVIDWSSIAGALYVSASSSVRGVAARVSLMINFLSANAGLNVASTKLVGHSLGAHVSGIAARNAEGTIDAVIGLDPALPLFNSAGAGSRIHQTDADHVQIIHTNGGLLGIMDAIGDTDFYPNGGSSQPGCGLDLVGSCAHSRAYYFFAESIRNPTGFRATGTRSMYLEALDRHNEVYMGGRVFNKFARGSFTLETARQSPYALG encoded by the exons atgAAGCTACTGCTCATAGCTGTTCTTGCGATTACTGCCTCAG TTTACGCTGGGGAGGTGATTGAACCTGAGCATGACTACATGTATTTCCCTGACGGAGACGGAGTTCCTCAACTGATCGACCTGCTGGAAAAGGGTGAAGATCTGACTGGTTTTGATTCGAGTGATTCCATCCTTTCTCGCAATGTCGAAACCATAACATTCAATCTTTTTACTCG TAACAACCCCAGGAATTCTCAGCTCTTAGTTCTCAACTCCGTATCTAGCGTCAGTGGTAGTAACTGGAGCAGTTCTCGCCCGACTCGATTTATCACTCATGGATGGAGGTCGAACCAGAATTCAGACGCCTGCATTACCATCCGCGATG CCTACCTAGCTGAAGGCGACTACAACGTGATTGTGATCGATTGGAGTTCCATTGCTGGTGCTCTTTACGTGAGTGCTTCATCAAGCGTCAGAGGTGTTGCCGCCAGAGTTAGTCTGATGATCAACTTCCTCAGCGCCAACGCCGGCCTCAACGTAGCATCGACGAAACTCGTTGGACACTCTCTAGGTGCTCACGTGTCTGGAATTGCTGCCCGCAACGCTGAGGGCACAATCGACGCTGTCATAG GTCTCGACCCAGCGCTTCCTCTTTTTAACTCTGCTGGAGCTGGATCCCGAATTCACCAAACTGACGCTGACCATGTTCAGATAATCCACACAAATGGAGGACTTCTCGGCATCATGGATGCCATTGGTGATACCGATTTTTACCCCAACGGCGGTAGCAGTCAGCCTGGATGCGGACTGGACCTTGTCG GGAGCTGCGCCCATTCCCGCGCCTATTACTTCTTCGCAGAATCTATCAGGAACCCGACCGGTTTCCGTGCCACAGGAACACGTTCAATGTACCTGGAAGCACTTGACCGACACAACGAAGTGTACATGGGTGGTAGAGTTTTTAACAAATT TGCCAGAGGCAGCTTTACTCTTGAGACAGCCAGACAGTCTCCCTATGCTTTGGGATGA